One stretch of Nitrospirota bacterium DNA includes these proteins:
- a CDS encoding RCC1 repeat-containing protein, with the protein MLKGARFRTFIGVLILLFAGLWITGCTEEIGSMGMKHKYDHDSADETKVIAVAGGNFYSVELKSDGTVWTWGRNESGQLGDGTTIDSPAPIQISGLTDVTAVAGGGYHAMAIKDDGTVWAWGSNNAGQLGDGTTTDRTTPVQVIGLADVTAVAAGWNHSIALKADGTVWVWGWNGGGLLGVETTEKCEFGSPALSCSTTPVQVSELTNITAIAAGSYYSIALEDDGTVWTWGNNYAGQLGRTEDGNTPTPVASLTDITAIAAGAYHTVALKADGAVWGWGSNEHGQLGDGTATWNSITPVQASGLTDVIAITAGGKTNSGHTMALKADGTVWAWGSNEHGQLGVITTEVCEISLTAGRTGTTYSNLCSTTPVQVSDFPDITAITAGYYHSIAVKEDGTAWAWGDNKYGQVGAATTEVCGYGDFDCSPTPVPVRSKVPGTFSIGGTVSGLAGTLVIQNNGGDDLVITENGSFTFATELEDLDVYDIGILTQPDGQTCEITSANTGRVNATDVTDIEIVCPYPFTEVVAIAAGTFHSIALRTDGTVWTWGQNFNGQLGDGTRDNSPVPVQVGLSDVTAIAARNTGSIALKSDGTVWTWARDGYFIPVQLNGLTDISAIAGGGNHSLAIKAVDTLWAWGKNFSGQLGDGTTTDSYTPVKVSGLTDVNAVAGGLYHTVALKSDGTVWTWGWNEYGQLGDGTTIDSHIPIQVSGLTDIVAVAAGSGHTVVLKSDGAVWAWGGNSDGQLGDGTTIDSRIPIQVSGLTDIVAVAAGSGHTMALKSDGTVWAWGSNASGQLGDGTTTNSTTPVQVVLRP; encoded by the coding sequence ATGCTGAAAGGAGCGAGGTTCAGGACTTTCATAGGGGTGCTTATTCTTCTTTTTGCCGGATTGTGGATTACCGGCTGTACTGAAGAGATAGGTTCAATGGGGATGAAGCATAAGTACGATCATGACAGTGCGGATGAGACAAAGGTCATTGCCGTAGCGGGTGGAAACTTTTACTCCGTTGAGCTTAAATCAGACGGTACGGTCTGGACATGGGGAAGGAACGAATCCGGCCAGCTGGGAGACGGGACAACGATAGACAGTCCGGCGCCGATACAGATAAGCGGACTCACGGATGTAACCGCCGTTGCAGGCGGGGGTTACCATGCAATGGCGATTAAAGATGACGGCACGGTGTGGGCATGGGGAAGTAACAATGCAGGTCAGTTGGGCGATGGAACGACGACAGACAGGACTACGCCGGTGCAGGTGATCGGGCTTGCGGACGTGACCGCCGTTGCTGCCGGATGGAATCATAGCATAGCACTCAAAGCCGATGGCACGGTGTGGGTATGGGGCTGGAATGGAGGAGGCCTGCTGGGAGTGGAAACAACCGAAAAATGCGAGTTTGGCTCTCCAGCCCTGTCTTGTTCCACCACGCCGGTGCAGGTAAGTGAACTTACGAATATAACCGCTATTGCAGCCGGAAGTTACTATTCCATAGCACTCGAAGATGACGGTACGGTCTGGACCTGGGGAAATAACTATGCAGGTCAGTTGGGGAGAACAGAAGACGGAAACACACCTACACCAGTGGCCTCCCTTACGGATATAACCGCTATTGCAGCCGGAGCTTATCATACCGTAGCGCTTAAAGCCGATGGAGCTGTATGGGGATGGGGGAGCAATGAACACGGTCAGCTGGGAGACGGTACGGCGACATGGAACTCCATCACACCGGTACAAGCAAGCGGACTTACGGATGTAATCGCCATCACCGCCGGAGGCAAAACAAATTCGGGGCATACCATGGCGCTTAAAGCTGACGGTACCGTATGGGCATGGGGAAGCAATGAACACGGCCAGCTGGGTGTAATAACAACGGAAGTTTGTGAAATATCCCTGACTGCTGGTCGAACCGGGACTACTTATTCTAATCTTTGTTCCACCACGCCGGTGCAGGTAAGCGATTTTCCTGACATAACTGCCATTACAGCTGGATATTACCATAGTATTGCGGTAAAAGAGGATGGCACAGCATGGGCATGGGGAGATAACAAATACGGCCAGGTGGGGGCGGCAACAACTGAAGTTTGCGGTTATGGGGATTTTGATTGCAGTCCCACACCCGTACCTGTAAGGAGCAAAGTACCAGGCACATTCAGCATAGGTGGTACGGTAAGCGGTCTTGCTGGAACGTTGGTCATTCAAAACAATGGAGGAGATGATCTGGTAATCACGGAGAATGGCTCTTTTACCTTTGCAACAGAACTTGAGGACCTGGATGTTTATGATATAGGGATTTTAACCCAACCTGATGGTCAGACATGCGAAATCACAAGTGCCAATACTGGAAGGGTCAATGCAACGGACGTAACGGACATAGAGATTGTATGCCCCTATCCCTTTACGGAAGTCGTTGCTATTGCTGCCGGAACTTTTCATTCCATTGCTCTCAGAACCGACGGTACGGTCTGGACGTGGGGACAAAACTTTAACGGTCAGTTGGGTGATGGGACAAGAGATAACAGCCCTGTACCTGTACAGGTCGGATTGTCGGATGTTACCGCAATTGCTGCGCGAAATACTGGTAGCATAGCGCTTAAAAGCGACGGCACAGTATGGACGTGGGCGAGAGATGGTTACTTTATACCCGTACAGTTAAATGGACTTACGGATATAAGCGCCATCGCTGGGGGAGGCAACCACTCTCTTGCTATCAAAGCCGTTGACACGCTGTGGGCGTGGGGAAAGAATTTCTCTGGCCAGCTGGGAGACGGAACAACGACGGACAGCTACACGCCTGTAAAGGTATCCGGTCTTACAGACGTAAACGCCGTTGCCGGGGGACTCTACCATACCGTAGCACTTAAAAGCGACGGTACGGTGTGGACGTGGGGATGGAACGAATACGGACAGTTGGGAGACGGAACGACGATAGACAGCCATATCCCTATACAGGTGAGCGGCCTTACGGACATTGTCGCAGTAGCGGCCGGAAGCGGTCACACAGTGGTTCTTAAAAGCGATGGTGCGGTGTGGGCATGGGGTGGAAACTCTGACGGCCAGCTGGGAGATGGAACGACGATAGACAGCCGTATCCCTATACAGGTGAGCGGCCTTACGGACATTGTCGCAGTAGCGGCCGGAAGTGGTCATACAATGGCTCTTAAAAGCGATGGCACGGTGTGGGCATGGGGAAGTAACGCCTCCGGGCAGTTGGGAGATGGAACGACAACAAACAGTACCACACCTGTACAGGTAGTACTGAGACCATAA
- a CDS encoding PAS domain S-box protein: MNLSVYCPPCEEGNLESQNDKSSNVSCIDEKWFHAVCKSIGDAVMATDKAGIVQYLNPVSERLTGWLEKDAVGRPLESVFRIINEETRKEVEDPVKKVLREGRAVGLANPTLLISKDGTEIPIADSGSPIRDCKDEIVGVVLVFSDQTEERKAQYALQEAKEFAESIVATIREPLIVLDAQLKVISANHRFCQSFQVEEKETAGRHIYDLGNRQWDIPGLRELLEDILPQNTSFSDFKVEHEFEHIGKRIMLLNARRIYHEANKTRLILLSIEDVTEHLRLEDQYRQAQKLEAIGLLSGGVAHDFNNLLTVILGYGEVILRRLHRDDPLRQDINKILNACHQGASLTHQLLAFSRRQTLQPEVIELNRLLDDQQKLLRRLIGENIEFITTFADNLGRVKADPGQIEQVIMNLAVNARDAMPRGGKLIIETSNVELDKEYSKGHISVVPGKYVMLAITDTGVGMDKETRGKIFEPFFTTKELGRGTGLGLSTVYGIVKQSGGHIWVYSEPDKGTTFKIYLPCTEDAPTAKVEHEEVEVQSGCGHILVVEDESAIRELIEIQLENLGYQVTLAANGGEALLAIEEKGIRPDLLITDVVMPGMSGVVLLKRLRKTLPELRVLFMSGYTDNVIVHQGILDPGIPFIQKPFSIKGLSAIVCKELQSSK, encoded by the coding sequence ATGAACCTGTCTGTTTATTGCCCACCTTGTGAGGAGGGGAACTTGGAAAGCCAAAATGATAAGTCAAGCAATGTCTCTTGCATAGACGAGAAATGGTTCCACGCTGTCTGTAAAAGCATCGGGGATGCTGTTATGGCAACCGATAAAGCCGGCATTGTGCAGTATTTGAATCCGGTCTCCGAAAGACTGACCGGTTGGCTGGAAAAGGATGCTGTGGGAAGACCGCTGGAGAGCGTTTTCCGGATCATAAATGAGGAAACCCGTAAAGAGGTGGAGGACCCGGTCAAGAAGGTCTTGCGCGAAGGCCGGGCTGTAGGATTGGCAAACCCTACCCTGCTAATTTCAAAAGACGGAACAGAAATCCCCATTGCTGACAGCGGTTCACCCATCAGAGACTGTAAAGATGAAATCGTCGGTGTGGTACTGGTTTTCAGTGACCAGACCGAGGAACGCAAGGCGCAGTATGCCTTGCAGGAGGCCAAGGAATTTGCTGAAAGCATCGTTGCCACCATCCGTGAACCACTAATTGTCCTTGATGCACAATTGAAGGTAATTTCCGCCAATCATCGCTTCTGCCAATCATTCCAGGTGGAAGAGAAGGAAACAGCCGGCAGACACATTTATGATCTGGGTAACCGGCAATGGGATATTCCCGGACTGAGGGAGCTGCTGGAAGATATTTTGCCACAGAACACCAGTTTCAGCGATTTTAAGGTGGAACACGAGTTCGAACATATCGGAAAACGCATTATGCTGTTAAACGCCCGGCGTATATACCACGAAGCGAACAAGACCAGGCTGATCCTGCTCTCTATTGAGGATGTCACAGAACACTTACGACTGGAGGATCAATACCGTCAGGCGCAAAAGCTGGAGGCCATTGGTCTTCTTTCAGGAGGCGTGGCCCATGACTTCAATAACCTCCTGACGGTGATTCTTGGCTATGGCGAGGTCATTCTACGAAGACTCCACCGGGATGACCCGTTGCGACAGGATATCAATAAGATTCTAAATGCATGCCACCAGGGTGCTAGTCTGACGCATCAACTTCTGGCCTTCAGCCGCAGGCAGACTCTTCAACCCGAGGTTATCGAACTTAACAGGCTTCTTGACGATCAGCAGAAACTGCTCAGGAGACTGATTGGCGAGAACATCGAGTTCATAACAACGTTTGCTGACAACCTTGGCCGTGTAAAGGCAGACCCCGGCCAGATTGAACAGGTCATTATGAACCTTGCCGTTAATGCCAGGGATGCCATGCCCCGTGGCGGCAAACTGATTATTGAGACCTCTAATGTTGAGCTTGACAAGGAGTACAGTAAGGGTCACATAAGTGTTGTGCCGGGAAAGTATGTAATGCTCGCCATTACAGATACGGGGGTCGGCATGGATAAGGAGACCCGGGGGAAGATATTTGAGCCTTTTTTCACCACCAAGGAACTGGGTAGAGGAACGGGCCTGGGTCTGTCGACTGTCTACGGAATCGTCAAACAGTCCGGCGGCCACATCTGGGTCTACAGCGAACCGGATAAGGGCACGACTTTCAAGATATATCTGCCTTGCACAGAGGATGCTCCTACTGCCAAGGTTGAACATGAGGAGGTGGAAGTACAGAGTGGCTGCGGGCATATACTCGTTGTGGAAGATGAGTCAGCAATCCGGGAACTTATAGAGATACAGCTTGAAAACCTGGGTTATCAGGTTACCCTGGCCGCAAATGGCGGAGAAGCCCTTCTGGCTATCGAAGAAAAGGGGATTAGACCTGATCTGCTCATAACGGACGTAGTCATGCCCGGGATGAGTGGTGTAGTGTTGCTCAAACGGCTCCGCAAGACCCTTCCGGAGCTCAGGGTGCTCTTCATGTCAGGTTACACCGACAATGTCATCGTCCACCAAGGCATTCTCGATCCGGGCATTCCTTTTATTCAGAAACCGTTCTCAATTAAGGGCCTTTCGGCCATTGTGTGTAAGGAATTACAAAGCAGCAAATGA
- a CDS encoding HAD-IB family hydrolase — MMKIAAFFDVDGTLLNLNTMSSFYWYYCRHCRTNSAFPFKRLFLFANAYLHYLRLMAKAVKKDERMSVNKTYYARLNGVNEREYKLLVDKWFSGIDQRVSFNEGVMKCLYKHLESEHIVVLVSGSHMPLILPYAKKLSIKHVIGTRVEVVGGCYTGRILNSLPVVGMGKAVAMKEFSKKNKIDLSYSYAYSDHISDSKMLETVGNPYAVIGDKRLMTYARLKEWNIIRLSK; from the coding sequence ATGATGAAGATTGCAGCCTTTTTTGATGTAGACGGGACCTTGTTAAATCTAAATACAATGAGTTCCTTTTATTGGTATTATTGCCGGCATTGCAGGACTAATAGTGCGTTTCCATTTAAGAGGCTCTTCCTTTTTGCTAATGCGTACCTTCATTACTTAAGGTTAATGGCAAAGGCTGTGAAGAAAGATGAGAGGATGAGCGTAAACAAAACATATTATGCCAGGCTCAATGGAGTGAATGAAAGAGAATATAAACTTCTCGTTGATAAATGGTTTTCAGGCATTGATCAGAGAGTATCTTTTAATGAGGGAGTTATGAAATGTCTGTACAAGCATTTAGAATCGGAACATATTGTTGTTCTGGTGTCAGGCTCTCATATGCCGTTAATTCTGCCTTATGCAAAAAAGTTATCAATCAAACATGTAATCGGCACCCGGGTTGAAGTTGTTGGGGGATGCTATACTGGCAGGATTCTAAACTCCCTGCCGGTTGTAGGTATGGGAAAAGCAGTGGCAATGAAAGAATTTTCCAAAAAAAACAAGATAGACCTTTCATATAGCTATGCCTATTCTGATCACATATCAGATAGCAAGATGCTTGAGACGGTAGGGAATCCGTATGCAGTGATTGGAGATAAAAGATTAATGACATATGCAAGGTTGAAAGAATGGAATATTATCAGACTTTCTAAGTAA
- a CDS encoding MBL fold metallo-hydrolase, with translation MNAILVGHSTVLFDAGSFHILTDPNFDSSMGFIMRRMVKPALNIDGLPNKTIIVITHSHIDHLSLSSIRQIKDVQAILCPKKTGRYFKDIHEDKVFELNHGESRNIAAARITALPAVHASARYMWGRKTQTNSYIIRINGKTIFFVGDSGYSQVFKNIGRKYSIDVAFLPIGLATPSFLFGKEHLSPADSVKVFVDLKAGLMVPVHYGTFRTILEKHSWPLKEFCRLIRLYDLEKKVLIPQFGEIFEF, from the coding sequence ATGAATGCAATACTTGTTGGACACTCGACTGTTCTGTTTGATGCAGGATCATTTCATATCCTTACAGACCCAAATTTTGATAGCTCCATGGGGTTCATTATGCGCCGGATGGTAAAGCCAGCGCTAAATATTGATGGATTGCCGAACAAGACCATAATAGTCATTACACATTCACATATTGACCATCTGTCCTTGTCGTCGATTCGTCAAATAAAAGACGTTCAAGCTATATTGTGCCCGAAAAAGACGGGCAGATATTTTAAGGATATTCACGAAGACAAGGTGTTCGAATTGAATCATGGAGAGTCAAGAAATATAGCTGCTGCCAGGATTACAGCTTTGCCGGCAGTGCATGCATCCGCTCGTTACATGTGGGGAAGAAAGACTCAGACAAACAGTTATATAATCAGAATAAACGGCAAAACAATTTTCTTTGTGGGTGACAGCGGCTACTCACAGGTTTTCAAAAATATAGGCCGGAAATATTCCATTGATGTGGCGTTTCTTCCTATCGGACTTGCTACTCCTTCTTTTTTGTTTGGTAAGGAGCACCTCAGTCCCGCAGATTCGGTAAAGGTTTTTGTGGATTTGAAAGCAGGACTCATGGTCCCTGTACATTATGGAACATTCAGAACCATTCTTGAAAAACATTCCTGGCCGCTCAAAGAGTTTTGCAGATTAATAAGATTATATGATTTGGAGAAAAAAGTACTTATCCCTCAATTCGGAGAGATATTTGAATTTTAG
- a CDS encoding NAD-dependent epimerase/dehydratase family protein: protein MKVFITGGTGFLGRHLAKRLLEDGCHVSILVRNPQKVPEFLSGVEVVHGDLMNNSSYTGTVQNADVIYHCAALTGFWGLKWNDYYNANVLGTTKLLEQCERWECPNIVHVSTTLLYGPSKKAVLKDEQSQLPEDIFDYERSKIQSEEIAIEFARNGLPLKIARPTSLYGATGRLIPALVEGILNKSFRIIGSGKNKKHITHVSDCVNGLIMCAEKGKNGETYNIGASYIPTMMEIVKTISEELSVGIPPKVPRVTARGLALLMEHVSRYKKTTPKLTRYVVDYMSLNHACSVDLAKHELGFVSAVNFQEGVTSAVQEYMRIK, encoded by the coding sequence ATGAAAGTATTTATAACCGGAGGAACAGGGTTCCTTGGAAGACATCTTGCAAAAAGGCTGCTTGAAGACGGATGCCATGTATCTATATTAGTGAGGAATCCGCAGAAAGTACCGGAATTCCTATCCGGCGTGGAAGTAGTGCATGGTGACCTGATGAACAACTCCTCTTACACCGGAACCGTTCAGAATGCTGATGTCATATACCATTGTGCTGCGCTTACGGGCTTTTGGGGCCTGAAATGGAATGATTACTATAATGCAAATGTTCTTGGAACAACAAAACTGCTGGAACAATGTGAGCGCTGGGAATGTCCCAATATTGTTCATGTGAGTACAACACTACTCTATGGGCCTTCGAAAAAAGCTGTACTGAAAGATGAACAGTCCCAATTGCCTGAGGATATATTTGATTATGAACGTTCCAAGATTCAGTCCGAAGAAATTGCCATCGAGTTTGCGCGGAATGGCCTTCCCTTAAAAATAGCACGTCCCACATCTTTATATGGAGCGACCGGTCGATTGATTCCGGCTCTGGTTGAGGGGATATTGAACAAAAGTTTCAGGATCATAGGAAGTGGTAAAAATAAAAAGCATATAACTCATGTCTCGGATTGTGTAAACGGGCTGATAATGTGTGCTGAAAAAGGAAAAAATGGAGAAACTTACAATATTGGTGCATCTTATATTCCAACAATGATGGAAATTGTAAAGACTATATCCGAGGAGTTGTCAGTTGGAATCCCCCCGAAAGTCCCCAGGGTTACGGCCAGGGGGTTAGCCCTATTAATGGAGCACGTATCACGATATAAAAAGACAACTCCAAAGTTGACGAGATACGTGGTTGACTACATGTCTCTCAATCATGCCTGCAGCGTCGATTTAGCCAAGCACGAGTTAGGGTTTGTTTCAGCAGTGAATTTTCAGGAAGGGGTAACTTCTGCAGTGCAGGAATATATGAGAATAAAATGA
- a CDS encoding AfsA-related hotdog domain-containing protein, producing MKDRYASAKSKKIGKKYVHKHEESNVLISDIIHRNDLGSNIYECFIAFDENLPFFFEHPVDHLPGLLLIEAARQMGIAVVHQFYGIGQDTYFILDRFFSRFYNFVEFELETILRITVNEFKEKSRKGNGEFTGVICVIQNNKILAEFEIIGNCISKKIVNRFRKRNLLQVSTI from the coding sequence ATGAAGGATAGGTATGCATCAGCAAAATCAAAAAAAATCGGGAAAAAATATGTCCACAAACATGAGGAATCAAATGTATTAATAAGCGATATCATTCACAGAAATGATCTTGGAAGCAATATCTATGAATGTTTCATTGCATTCGATGAAAATCTGCCTTTCTTTTTTGAGCACCCTGTCGACCATTTACCTGGACTGCTTCTTATTGAAGCAGCACGGCAGATGGGAATTGCGGTTGTCCATCAGTTCTATGGTATTGGGCAGGACACTTACTTCATCCTTGACAGATTTTTTTCAAGGTTCTACAACTTTGTAGAGTTCGAGTTGGAAACAATTTTGCGCATTACTGTAAATGAATTTAAAGAGAAGAGCAGAAAAGGAAATGGGGAATTTACAGGAGTAATTTGTGTTATCCAGAACAACAAGATACTTGCAGAGTTTGAAATAATAGGAAACTGTATAAGTAAAAAAATTGTAAATCGATTTCGTAAAAGGAATCTTTTGCAGGTTTCAACAATATGA
- a CDS encoding BTAD domain-containing putative transcriptional regulator: MPDQARQYSDMASSLMPEGEKIPQLHRAADKDPLYEEVYVYLMRSYMETYPSKAVQIFNGAKETLKRELGIEPCPALLSVARKAGILG; encoded by the coding sequence ATGCCTGATCAGGCAAGACAGTATTCAGACATGGCATCATCCCTCATGCCTGAAGGTGAGAAAATCCCTCAACTCCACAGGGCGGCTGATAAGGACCCACTATATGAAGAGGTGTATGTTTACCTCATGCGCTCCTATATGGAGACATACCCTTCAAAGGCCGTTCAGATATTCAACGGGGCAAAAGAGACCCTGAAACGGGAGCTTGGTATCGAGCCCTGCCCTGCGCTGCTGTCCGTTGCCCGCAAAGCCGGGATTTTAGGGTAA
- a CDS encoding type II toxin-antitoxin system HicB family antitoxin, producing the protein MHTCRFSVIVERDSDGYFAFCPELQGCYTQGNSYEEVLENIKDAIRLHVEDRIENNEDIPQSESVSLTLREVAV; encoded by the coding sequence ATGCATACATGCAGGTTTTCCGTTATAGTTGAACGAGATAGTGATGGCTATTTTGCATTTTGTCCTGAACTTCAGGGTTGCTACACACAGGGTAATTCTTATGAAGAAGTTCTGGAAAACATCAAAGACGCTATTCGGCTCCACGTGGAAGACAGAATTGAGAACAATGAAGATATACCACAATCTGAATCTGTGAGTCTAACCCTGAGGGAAGTAGCAGTATGA
- a CDS encoding LTA synthase family protein — translation MSKYIKNRFALVTLLIVIFIAISFTSRIILLFADFDQVDFGIFVLIKLFLVGLIYDFVAAMYFVAPFALYIALMPNKLFNNKFHKYIIWLFLFIQINLLVFNGFSEWFFWDEFGKRFNFIAVDYLVYTHEVINNILESYPIPLLLTIVFIISSITFYFIYKKTSILDFAFDSTQGYLQRLKVVAVLIVLPVLFFNILDKQSLANISNNQYDNELSKNGLYSLFSAFRNNTLDYDEFYKTENIKTVMSNLKILSGFDDNSSQFINKDGKELKYNIMLIMVESLSAEYMGIFGDNRDLTPYLDKLAKKSLFFDNFYATGTRTVRGMEAVTLSVPPTPGRSIVKRPDNYNMFSSGFVFKEKGYENKFIYAGYGYFDNMNDFFSHNGFYIVDRTNMTKDEITFSNAWGVCDEDLFNKALKESDKSYKKGKPFFNYIMTTSNHRPYTYPDGKIDIPSHTGRAGGVKYTDYAIDKFLKNAASRPWFKNTIFVIVADHNGGSAGKTSLPAWRYKIPFLIYAPDIIEPNTISKLSSQIDLMPTLFSIMNWSYESKFYGKNILNEKFYERAFIGTYQKLGFLRNRRLLVLEPDRSVHEYSIVNQSLRGIKYKEIAPLDKDASDAITYYQSASYLYKHHLNRWKQ, via the coding sequence ATGTCAAAATATATAAAAAATCGCTTTGCTTTAGTAACTTTGCTAATAGTGATATTTATCGCTATTAGCTTTACCTCAAGAATAATATTACTGTTTGCCGATTTTGATCAGGTTGATTTTGGAATATTTGTACTAATAAAACTGTTTTTAGTGGGATTAATTTATGATTTTGTTGCGGCTATGTATTTTGTAGCACCTTTTGCGCTATATATTGCTTTGATGCCCAATAAGTTATTTAACAACAAATTTCATAAATACATAATCTGGCTGTTTTTGTTTATTCAGATTAATCTACTCGTTTTTAATGGTTTTTCAGAATGGTTCTTTTGGGATGAGTTTGGAAAAAGGTTTAATTTTATTGCTGTTGATTATCTTGTATATACGCATGAGGTCATAAATAATATCCTTGAATCATATCCAATCCCATTGCTTCTTACCATCGTTTTTATAATTAGTTCTATTACTTTTTATTTTATTTATAAAAAAACATCTATTCTTGATTTTGCATTTGATTCTACTCAAGGTTATCTGCAACGATTGAAAGTTGTAGCAGTTTTGATTGTTTTACCTGTCTTGTTTTTTAATATACTTGATAAGCAATCTTTAGCAAATATCTCTAATAATCAATATGACAATGAATTATCCAAAAATGGACTTTATTCTCTATTCTCTGCCTTTAGAAATAATACATTAGACTATGATGAGTTCTATAAGACTGAGAATATAAAAACTGTAATGTCTAATTTAAAGATCTTGTCTGGATTCGATGATAACTCCTCGCAGTTTATAAATAAAGATGGCAAAGAATTAAAATATAATATTATGTTGATTATGGTTGAGAGTCTTAGTGCAGAATATATGGGGATTTTTGGCGACAATAGGGACTTAACCCCGTATTTAGATAAACTGGCTAAGAAATCTCTATTTTTCGATAATTTTTATGCAACAGGAACAAGAACGGTTAGAGGGATGGAAGCTGTTACTTTATCTGTTCCTCCAACACCTGGAAGAAGTATTGTTAAAAGACCGGATAACTATAATATGTTTTCTTCGGGGTTTGTATTTAAAGAAAAAGGATATGAAAATAAATTTATTTATGCAGGATATGGTTATTTTGATAATATGAATGATTTTTTTTCACATAACGGCTTTTATATTGTTGATAGAACGAATATGACCAAAGATGAAATAACATTTTCTAATGCTTGGGGAGTATGTGATGAAGATTTGTTTAACAAGGCACTAAAAGAATCAGATAAATCATATAAAAAAGGGAAGCCATTCTTTAACTACATAATGACAACCTCCAATCATAGACCATATACCTACCCTGATGGAAAAATAGATATACCCTCACACACGGGAAGAGCGGGAGGAGTAAAATATACAGATTATGCTATTGATAAATTCTTAAAAAATGCAGCATCCAGGCCTTGGTTTAAAAATACTATTTTTGTTATTGTAGCTGACCATAACGGAGGAAGTGCCGGGAAAACATCATTACCTGCCTGGCGATATAAGATTCCTTTTTTAATTTATGCACCAGATATTATAGAACCAAATACTATAAGTAAACTATCTTCCCAAATTGATCTTATGCCTACTCTTTTTTCAATTATGAACTGGAGTTATGAAAGTAAATTTTATGGCAAGAATATACTTAATGAAAAGTTTTATGAAAGAGCATTTATTGGAACTTACCAGAAATTGGGGTTTTTAAGAAACAGGAGGCTTCTTGTATTGGAACCAGACAGGAGTGTTCACGAGTATAGTATAGTTAATCAGAGTCTTCGCGGCATCAAATATAAAGAAATTGCTCCTTTAGACAAGGATGCATCAGATGCAATAACATATTATCAAAGTGCAAGTTATTTATATAAACATCATCTTAATCGATGGAAACAGTGA